The Oryza sativa Japonica Group chromosome 11, ASM3414082v1 DNA window gaggatgacatctaggtctttggattcgagaaggatgaggttcGATAGAAACTGTGATCTCTTGATCTCTATAGTCACTGAGGGGCAATAGTGTGCTGTCCTCATGTCATTTCCAGGGGTATGAACCTGCATCGGTATTTTAAGTTCCACTACCAATAATATATGTGCCCCAGCAAATCTCTtagaaatgaaagaatgcgaggCACCTGAATCAAAGAGAACTGTTGCTGGACATGAGTTCACTGGAAACGTGCCCaacacgacctctggtgctgcctgTGCTTCCTCTGCAGACACATGATTGGCGCGAGCCTGGATGAACCTAGGTCCAGCGTGATTCAGCTACGGACACTTGCCAGCAAAGTGGCCGTgcttgccacagttgaagcagggtcTTGGCTTTCCTACAGCCCCCTTCTTGGGCTGTTCTGACTGAGCTGACCCAGCTGGCGGATCTGACTGAGCTGGTGCCATTACTGGGGGTGGAGTTGAGTTGTGGTTGTGCTGCttactgttgttgtgactgccaccgTTGTAGTCGTTGTCGAAGTTACTCGGGTGATAGGGACGGTGCTGATAGACGATCAGGGTGGAAGGCCCACCTAGCTGTCCCGTCAGGAAGCAAGGCTTCTGATTGTTCCCCTGAGGAAAGCTGATCTGAGCTGCGTTTTCTTTTCGGTCCATTTTGTTGCGTTGCTCTtcctgacggatagccttgtccacaagcttctcaaagtcatCATAGACTCCGGAGATCAgctggttggtcaattcatcatcaagaccaaacaaaaacttctcttgcttctcagCATCGGTGCGCACATCCTCAAGAGCGTAGCGTGCAAGGTGGTTGAACTCATGTAAGTACTCTGTAACTGTCCTGGTTCCTTAATGCAGTGCGCGgaactctcttttcttttgtgcCATAATCCCCTCAGGAATCGGTGCCTTCCTGAAGTTTTGACAAAACTCTGCCCAAGTAACCTCCGTTGCATCTGGACGGGTCACCACGTAGTTATCCCACCAGGCAGAAGCAGGACCTTGCAACTgatgtgtagcaaaagcaaccttctcttggTCATTGCATTGCAGAAGGTTCAGCTTCTTTTCAATAGCACAGAGCCAGTCATTGTCCtccattgggttggtggtgcttgagaaagtgggtggcTTGATGCGGAGAaagtctaacagtttggacaGGTGTGATGGTGGAGGACCAGACTGCTGGTTCTGCTGCGCCTGCTGCAACATCTGATGGTAATGTTGTTGTatttgttgcatcatcattgtcatcatctgagtgaccgatgggttctcgggcggcggagatgaacTGCTGCCAGGTGCACCACTGGTATGAGCTTCATCGgtctgctcttcgctgccactggcgtcgCTGGGGTCACGGGGatcattccttgtcttcaccatctggacgaggataggtagaaataagagaaaggaagaaaacagatgGCTCGGCAACTAATCTTTCTTGtaaatttaagtgcaattatcttaatcttgattaaaacactgaaaaggaAACAAACAACTCCTAATTAAGGCAGCCATACCACTGGCActtgatatcgaccgccgactaacccacaagcaacaaacctaaacacagaAACTAGCAAGCAACCAAAACTAAGAAAACAATAAGGCTAAAGGCGGCGACTATAAAGCTCGGAGCGACGCTTGCGATCAAAGAACAGGTCTGACttctaaagtagacaagggataggaatcaatccatgctcaaatccaaatttaaacaaagcaacaaatgacTCAAACAACTAGccaagcatgatgatttttatgcatggaacatttttcatgaacccagACAAAAGACACTAGTGTGACTGACTAAACCATAACTTAATGCATAAAATAGATGCATGGAAAATTATACGCATAAAATTGCCCCATCGAACATcgacacgacctaatgcatatcaACCGATAAATTCCCAACTGACTGTCAAATAAACTACaaataaaatttttctaaaaccctagaccgagctaattttaaagatccgatccgaatgaacgaccaagatttttcccgcaaaccaaagaggcaaaaccccacattttcccgaaacaaatccaTGTGAAAAAGGCATATGCATATGAAAAGGGGTTCacagggctcttaggttttccagttggcttgtcctacggtcaaggtcggctctgataccaacttgtcacgcctagaaattcatgaaccagaatttctaagctgaatgtgcattaaatccctgtccaggaccagccagggtacacaaacgacaattgttgacatacagatccacgtcttacaaaaatataaaagattacaaatgcagcgaaAAAGATAAAATGAGCTAGCcttggaagcttgacttcagcagcgggcgactccattccacaggcatccttgacggcagcgacgaaactaACTTCTttgagacatcttcaactgagaaggacttcaactctggtgtgggggaaaagagagcaagactgagtactacccactgtactcagcaagtcataccggaagaggaggtatgatgcaggatatacccaagggaggctaaagggcTCATTTGcacaaagctagcatttaaaagcagtagttgaaagcagtaaaacaattgtagtaattaatcaatattaaccaatcactgtccaacgctacaccacgttgcaacaggcccaaccaaccacttgAACTACActagttcattaagctaaactaggagtgagactaatcacggtgaatctggtcgaccgcccataaccgcgggcacggctattcgaatagttttactctgatcagaggtgtacaactgtacccacaagacacagccccacaacacgttcccgtgcgccgacatgccaccacgacataccggaaagaggccgtgacaggacccttcgcataaccctctctaaccaatcgcaccacaccttagggttcgccgccgtccccagcaggcaacgggcagcccccctttcgtgccgcggtgaatccggaagccgatcaaccggacaccccggccgacccaactccatcacgcccaccgtcgcctgggtacgtcggctagagaaaagctacactacaagcccagccgttgcccacgctggcttgtggtaagtacgataagttcttccagggcatcccgcgaaccggtccttaatcgccatgggcacgactagcaaaaccatgcacccacagcccaccataacgtgtattttaattaaccaacaccattacggtggcactaaaccaaagctatgccaataaacaagtctatgctttaatgtgatccccctttgtgcactagttgaactaagcatggctaagcatctcctaaaccaacatctagtcattttaatacccaagttatcaatggcataaggtaaacaatatatggctgagtagtagaacccatcccacatgatattgtaaaacaatgcaatatttaatagaaatgcgggacatttgcaAATTGGGTACAAttgatcaattgtaatgtatgacttgccttgctctcgcactgatggaaccacagcaacgtcttcgagaaaccgcgaatcgacgaaacgggcgaaatctacgcgacaaacaaagcacacaaggaaaacatgctataagactactgaaacaggaaacaaaaccatttttaatggattctatacatttttatgaatttactgagacttgaatggacttaatcggagctcggatgaattagttatgaattttagaagattaactgtgtttttactattaaagaaaagtccttaatgaattattgcgcaataaagcatcccagggctgacgtcagcaaggggagggggcggcgccgacatgtgggccccactggtcagcggcactaagagagggagagggggggcGGCTGGtaggcgggccccaccggcagcggctcaataggggaagggagagggaggcacCGACCGGGCTAAGCTCGGCTTCACGCCGGTCGGCCGATCATGGCgagcaacggcgacggcgcgcacgcggccaccggcgacggcaagcggcggcgcgggaggcggcggcgacggctgaaagcggcggcggcgcgggaggcggcggcgacggctgaaagcggcggcggcggccgaagacgaTGGTGCGCGCGCGGAGGACAGCGGCGCACACAGGAGGGAggaaaagagggaggaggggagtttGTCACCGAGGTTGGCCGGCGCGAggggagacgacggcgaacgacgggaggacgacggcgatgggcgGACGATCTCCGGGACCTCCTAGGGAACAAAAtgggagggattagagagagaggggtggtcTACGGCGgtcggaaaccatggccgaaggcggcggcaatggtggtacTCACCGGCGTGCGGGGAGAAGCGGGCCCTGACGGTGGATTTGACCAGGCGGATGGCGGACGCGACGGCCCGCGGGATGGtgaacgcggcggcgtcgacggtgaTGCTCGGCgcgacggctagcggcggccggagcacggccggagggcggcggcgatgggtgaAGCGGCGTGGGAGCAAAGGAGGGCACGGGGAAGCTCGACGAAAGCGAAAAACAAGAGAGGGGGACACGGGGAACGttttataggcggagggggaggcggacatGGCCGGGGTGCTCCtgatttcgccggcgacgtgggaggtTGGAGGCggggccgacgtggcccggagggggcggggtgcggcggtttcgacggtggtggcgacgtgggggcgggcggccggaggaaggggacgaccccgacaggtggggcccacctgtcggcgtcttggggagagagggaggggtggcttcggccggcccacaaggagaagaggcgcgcggcggcggggtggactgggccgacggcccaagaaaaggaaaaaggagggaaaagaaaaggtaaaaaggaaaaaaggattttcccagggatttaatattgcactgtgcttattttaattggttaaaattatttccaaggctctgaaaattccactaaaattcctGTTAATGTATTGGAaaatggggaactcaagaaaaattccaccacacCGAATTTGATTATtaaatgcatttattaattgaggattcaactctaggttaatTCAACAATTTCTTTAggcaatttatttaacaaattttttttttaaaaaaaggggaACTTAAGGGCGTGACAGCGCGTGACTTGGCGGAGGTTCAAGAGGACCTCCAGAAAATGAGGGtgctggtggccggcaacgagcggcAACTGCAGGGGCTCGAGAACCGCATGTCGGAACTCGAGAACAATCTGTCGGAGATCCGCGGTTCGCTGCGGGTCACCTACACCGGCCtacaccagctcgccggggagtgtGGTGTTACGACCACCATCCCGGCGAATCCCGACAAGTTCTCACCTACGACTTCGCTCGTGGAACTGGCAacggcgatggaggcgatcccctccaagcatgcggccaggatcggAGAGAAGACGTCCAACGGGATGTACACCGGGGCATGCCACGTCCTTGCGTGTGTGAAGTTGGCGCACGTTGAACTCGATCTCCagaagatcttggatcagggggcagCTAGCGACACGCGCAAGGATGTGATGGAAGAAGTGGGCAATATGGGGGAGTCCATTCTCccactttttgaagagtagggccGCCGCTCGTCTGTACCCCTTAACCAATCGCGTTTTGTAAAACTTTCGTTGGTTCCGACTGCCTTTGTGTATGCAATCATCACCTTAGTTTTATTTGGCGTTTTGATTCCGTGTACTTTGTTTGTTGTTTGTAGAGATgtcgatgtcgaggatgtccagcagcgcgggcatcCCGAATTGCCCGTAGTCGTTCCGACACTTGAGCTCGAGCCGTATGTGCCGCGGGACGGCAtagcactactggagaaacgaCTATTAACGACCGGAAATTTGGTCATTAGAAGTCCAAATGTGGTCGTTAAAGGTCATTAACGACTATAGAAGTGTGGTCGTCAATGGTCGTTAAAGGCTTTGTCGTTAATAGTATTAACGACCAACCGATTTTTTCCGGTCGTTAATTTTATTAACGACGGTGTTCTTCTGCCATTGTTGTTTTCATTAACGACGGTAATATCATGCCATCATTAATCTCATTAACGACCGTGATAATATGCCATCGTTTTTCTTTGAATGACCGTGCTTTTCCGCTATTTTTATTAACGACCGTGAAACTATACCATTGTTATTTTATAGACTACCGAGAAACTGTAGCCTCCTAATTTTTTTAGTGACCATGATAATGCATCATATAATTATTCACGATGGCATAATGTGTTACCATTAGCAATACATCAATAACACTCACGGATCAGTTTAAACAACCACACCTTGTAATATATTGATTCTCACATTTGTCTAACAGCACAACGAATATAACATTGAGCTGTCCTGTAGCAGCCACGTGTTTACTCGGTGCAAATACAAAATAATAATGTTCACTGCATCCAACTAGATAAATTATTCAGACAGCACCAACATGATGCCTAATTAAACAATCACTAGAACTTATGGTGAACAAAATTTCAATCTGAAATTGGAATTGCAATGGACTATTCCTTCATGTTTTACGAGGAATCAACCCTTCATCAGCAGGTACCATCTTCATTTGCATCAGTCATCTCTTTCACTGTGGATCCTACCatgagcatatatatattagaTACACAAGGTAATGAGTACTATATTTCACATATCATATATGAAAGTCATTTTAGGTGCATGAATTTACCTCTCATGACGTCTTTGTGAGCCAGTGTCACTTCTATTTTCACAGTTAGCATAATAGTCTCTCCTCATCTCAGCCCATTCATTCGGCATTTGATTTACAGACTCAAACAACCTGACTATTTTCTTCTCGAAGcattttgttttccctctctgtTGCTCGAAATCTAGCATGCAATTCAACTTTGCTAAGTGCTGGGCCTCGTACATCTCTTGCTTTGACACCACCACCAAATCCAATTAAATGATCACGCCGCTTATTACCGTTGTAACATTTATCCATAACTTCAACATTGGAGAGATTAGGATCTGAGCTAACTACATCCACAAGTTCTGCCTGAAATGAACCAATAATAGTGTTGGACAAATGCTACTGTGAATACCAACTAGAAACCATAATGAAACTATGCATTATCTAAGAGGCGTTCACAGGATAGTTATTCTGCACAAAACTTGAATCTTACATGCATTCTAGAAGATTCAACATCCACCAAAGTGTCTCCCTTCTTGCGAGTCTCAAAGAATCTAAAGTTGGTGGTCTGTTTTCCTTTCCTCCCTATTCCAGCAGAGATATGTATATAGTAGAAAACAAGTGTGATTTAATGAAAAATTATGTACATAATTCTTTTATTTATACCATATTGTAGATTATCTCTCTGAAGGGTTTGCTTCCAGTGCGATGAGGCATTTTTAAGCCTGCTCTGTTCCGAGAGTTTCTAAGGCTCATTGCCTGTATTTAGTTAAACAAACGGACTCATTTTGGGCAAATATAAGTCAAGTAAAATGCATAGAACATACTGGAAAGAGAGGGGACATCATCACTTGCAATAAAATCTTTGCTATAAAAATGCTCCTGGACGAGCCATTGCCAATCAGATGGGTCAAACTCCTTTGGCTTATTTTTTATAGCCTGCTGCATAGTTTTTGCCGGTTTCACAAAATGTCGATGCAAATCTCCACGCCAGTTAATCCAAAGAGACTTGGCATGTTCCATTATCTCATCTTTGTATACATCAATTTTAATATCTGGATCTTCATTTTCAAACTTGTCctgcaaaattataaaaacaaatgaTTAAGTGCAAGCATAGTTTTATTGAAAACAAGAGAGAACATTTCATAGGAAGACAAATGCGTACCGTAATCGAGGCAAATATGTGTTCCTGCTGTGTTACTAATGTCTGAccatttcttcactttgaccgGAGTAATGTTCTGATCACGAACAATTCTCCCCAGATGACGTGAAAAACTATTCGAAAGAGCACGATTGTTGTAAAACTCAACTTTAATTTTTTGGTTCTCCTTGAGTTTGGCAACTTCCTTACATTTGCTCTTGCCACGGCCCTTGTGCTGAACCATTTTAGTACCCGGCAAATTAGATAAACATAAAAATATGAACTCTAGATATGAATTAAACAAATGATAGTTGAATTATCGTGCATACCATTTTGTAAGGTACCATTCAAACTCTGCACCTGGACTCGTTCAATTACATCTTGCTCAGTATCTAACAGATATGTCAAGAAAACAACTATTATAGTAAATTTATTTATTGAATGGAAAAACTTGTATTGAATGTTTTAATATACCTTGTTCTGTATCTTGCAAATTAGGTTGAGTAAAACGTCTTCTCTTTGCAGCAAGGATACTGTTATGTGCATCATCCGAAGCATGGGATCCATTATTGCTATTACTAATATCTACATGACACAACAAATTGATACGAGGACAAAATAAGTAACTTAACAATATTTCATTTTGTTACTAGTTTACTCCTTGAGACGATGCAGTCCTCACATTTGTTTTTGCCACAGCTACTGCGCTTAACTGATTGAGAACCTAAAACAATTGAAAAACAAATTATACTAAGTACTTTatgtagaaaataaaataaattcttgtCGTACCATCACTTGGAGCACGTGAATTAGTTTGCGGATGAAGTCTTCTTTTAGCAGCTTGATTACTATTATGTACGCCATCCTCTACGGTGGTATCATCATTTGCGTTGCCCATGTCTACAATACATGTTAATGCCGttgatataaaaatatatatggcatAAGTAGAGTAGATATTGAGAGGGGAATATTCTAACTTTTGGAATTGTTATATTCCCTAGCTCTCCGAAGCCATGTGTCTATTGACTCTTCGTCTGAATCATCCTCCTCTCCTAAGAAAACAAGAAATTAGTTTTAATAAGCATACTAGCTAGCTATTTGTTCAATATTATCAGAAAAGAAGCATATTAATTCTATTGTTACTTGgtaaatattatttaattttgaatATACGAAGGATAATTACCAGGTTGTGGCACAGCAGTGTGTTTCTGGTACTTTAGATTGCTCTGCCTTACATAGACAGGCTTGCTCTTTCCTTCTTGCACAATAGCTGTAGCTGACACCATGTTCTGTAGTGACCCAAATAAATCATCAGCTGTTGAAGGTGCTGTCCGTCTTGCAACTTGTTGCTGAAGCAGTCCAGGACTAATGAACTTCGAGTTGTTGTTCTGCAGTGCAGACACTCTATTTCTTCCATACCTTCCAGAAATCATCACAACAACCTACAAGGCTACACTAGTGTTAAAATAATTAACAATTGTTATCTGACAGCGAtcaaaagataaaataaaatgtttatGTTGTATCAATAAAATTTGAAATGATAAAAGGAAATTATCATTATTATGGATCAATATAATTGTCAGATAAGAACACAGAAGGACTGCGAGTGTTCCATCTTTATGCAAACAAGGAATGTAAGGACAAGCATCATCAtggttttctctttctttttagtGATGCTAAGGGAGAATCATCTAGTATGTCTTCTTCATTGCCATCATCTTGCTCAACTTCAGTGCTTTCATCATCTGATTCTCCTGCTGGTACTTGGTAAGTGTCACGTGGTTGCATTTTCTCAATCAAGTGCCAACCTTTGATCTGATTGTCTTTCACAAAAAATACTTGAGCAGCTTGACTAGCTAAAACAAATGGCTCGTCTGTTTGAAGCAACCGCTGTAGGTTAACACTAGTAAGCCCATATTTATCTGTCCGTATTCCACGGTCTTTATTAAATACATCAACCCAGTTGCAGCGAAATAACGACACCCTCCTTCCACCTAAATACTGAATCTCAAGTATTTCTGTCAAAACTCCATAATATTCCACATCATCACCAAGAACCATCACACCACTGTTTTGTGTACACCTGCGGCTGTCCCGTCTTTCTGTGCGATATCTGAACCCATTCATGTCATATCTAGTAAAGCATGTTATATTCTTCAACGGACCACGCGACAATGACAAAAGGTCTTCCATGACCTCACTCTTATCATGCTAGTGCTGCTGATATATCTACAGggaaaaaagattaaaaaaataacatcaaCAAATATTCATATTTGAAACGGTTTATTCCATATAtgtaattatataaatattaccTTCTCTTTAAACCAGTTGATGAATTTTTTGTTCCATGTTGAGGTAAATTGTACCATTGAAGAACCCTCTGTACTATTGCAGTACTCACTACAACATTTTAAATTAGAAATTACATAAGCTTGTGAAATGAATCGTAAGAAACATGACATAAATAAGTGCCATTTTTATCAAGGGATACCTGATATATGCTTGGACTTCATCGCAATTCCGCAGAATATAAATATGAGCTTGTTCTGATTCAAGCATATCAAGATCTCGAGTTTTATGAGAACCAATGGGCCTTCCAGCACAGGAGAAGATTGATAAATTAAATTTGTTACCAATGGATGTGTCATGTATTCTTCCTGGACGATTGTGTTTTGTCTCGACATCATCCAAGTACCTAGAGCTTAATGTCATAAACTCATCTGCAATGTATCCCTCAGCAATTGAACCCTCTGGGCGAGCCATATTCCGAACTAGTGATTTTAGGCAGTGAATTTGTCTCTCAAATAAATACATCCATCGATAGATGGTTGGCCCACCAATTAGAGCTTCTCTAGCCAAATGAACAGGCAAATGCATCATGACATCAAAGAAGGATGGTGGAAATTCCTTTTCAAGCTTACAAAGAATTACTGGTATTTGACCATCCATTTCTTCAAGCTGTTCAACTGACAATGCCTTCGAATTTAATTTCTTAAAGAACTGGGATAGCTCCACAAGTGGTTCATAAATATTTTCAGGGAGTAGTCCACGCAGAGcaagagggagtatatgatttaaaataacATGACATTCATGGCTCTTCAATCCTGACATTTTCCGCTCTTTCATATTAACGCAACGACTTATATTTGAAGAAAATCCATCAGGAACTTtcaattctttaaaaaaactgagCAGTGCATTTTTTTGGTCTGGAGATAACGTGTAAGGCGTAGGTTGCAAAACCACCTTTCCTCCATCATCTACTGGATGCAAGTCTGGCCTCAGGTTCATGAGTTTTAAGTCACTACGGGTATTAATATTGTCCTTGGTCTTCCCTTTGACATTATTAGTGTTCCAATAATGCtatcacatatatttttttctatatgcatcTCATCAAGA harbors:
- the LOC136354166 gene encoding uncharacterized protein is translated as MVKTRNDPRDPSDASGSEEQTDEAHTSGAPGSSSSPPPENPSVTQMMTMMMQQIQQHYHQMLQQAQQNQQSGPPPSHLSKLLDFLRIKPPTFSSTTNPMEDNDWLCAIEKKLNLLQCNDQEKVAFATHQLQGPASAWWDNYVVTRPDATELISGVYDDFEKLVDKAIRQEEQRNKMDRKENAAQISFPQGNNQKPCFLTGQLGGPSTLIVYQHRPYHPSNFDNDYNGGSHNNSKQHNHNSTPPPVMAPAQSDPPAGSAQSEQPKKGAVGKPRPCFNCGKHGHFAGKCP